Part of the Ornithinimicrobium flavum genome, CGCCTTCTGGTTCGATCAGTTCCCCAACTTCGGCGACGCGCTCACCCCATGGTTGCTCGCCAGGGCGGGCTTCATGCCTCGGTTGTCGACGGCTCGTGACGCACAGCTCATCGGCGTGGGCAGCCTGCTGGAGATGGTGCCACGAGACTACGCGGGGGCCGTGTGGGGGTCCGGCCTCCTGCAAGGTCGATCCGTGCCGCTACCTTACGCCAAGTACCTAGCGGTCAGGGGCGTGCTCACCATGGAGACGCAGGGGTTGGAGCGAGATATCGCGCTGGGAGACCCAGGGCTTCTGGTCTCAAAATTTCTGCCGAAACGTCGTCCCAGTGTCGAGCTCGGCATCATTCCCCACCACGCACAAAAGACCGCTAACATTTGGGAAGAGTTGCAGCAAGCTAGCCCAGGCTCACTACTCATCGACCCTGTCGGGTCGCCGACTAAAGTCATCGGAGAAATCTCGAGATGCAAGCGGATATTGACTTCTTCGCTGCACGGTCTCATCACCGCAGATGCCTACGGGATACCGGCCTCATGGGTCGAGTTGCCGACGCAGACGCTGGCCGGTGGCGCGTTCAAGTTTCGTGACTACGAGAGCGTGGTCCTGCCATCTCGCAACAGGCGGCTCGTCGCTGAGAGCGCCACTCAGGTGCTCGGTCAGATAGACGAGAAGGCCTCGACCGTGGACGCTGAGATTGTCAGGGATACCCAAGACCAACTGCTGAGGGCTCTCACTAATGCGCCGCACACCGTTTCACGGCCGTGGACGAGTTGGTAGTGATGTATCAACGCGGATCCGCGGAACTCTTGGACTACAGCGTTATCATCCCCAGTAGAGCTCGTCGCGACATGCTACTGGCGGCGTTGGAGAGTGTCTTCGCCCAGACCCTTCCCCCCAGCGAAGTCATCGTGGTCCTCGACGGCGATGTGGATGG contains:
- a CDS encoding polysaccharide pyruvyl transferase family protein, with translation MRAFWFDQFPNFGDALTPWLLARAGFMPRLSTARDAQLIGVGSLLEMVPRDYAGAVWGSGLLQGRSVPLPYAKYLAVRGVLTMETQGLERDIALGDPGLLVSKFLPKRRPSVELGIIPHHAQKTANIWEELQQASPGSLLIDPVGSPTKVIGEISRCKRILTSSLHGLITADAYGIPASWVELPTQTLAGGAFKFRDYESVVLPSRNRRLVAESATQVLGQIDEKASTVDAEIVRDTQDQLLRALTNAPHTVSRPWTSW